From Watersipora subatra chromosome 2, tzWatSuba1.1, whole genome shotgun sequence, one genomic window encodes:
- the LOC137388300 gene encoding piggyBac transposable element-derived protein 3-like, translating into MILGEQNFTDTWKLTLTFFCKESDKESEDEEKEEPTNGNAVRGQRREYRWLKANFTPSALDFIGPKPEPPIDGATHTPLEYFRRFISTEMIDNIVQQTNIYSVQKTGTSVQTNHKEIEKIFGVYFHMGLVRMSSVRQYWEIETSYPPVSTAIGRNRFRDLLTKLHMVNNLTVSDENRQKDKLWKVRPWLESFRENCLKLTPEENVSIDEMMCEFRGKTNPIQQYIKGKPHPWGFKIWRRADPAGILYDFDVYQGGTGQRSALGQ; encoded by the coding sequence ATGATACTCGGGGAACAAAATTTTACTGATACATGGAAGCtgactttgacatttttttgcAAAGAGTCTGATAAGGAATCAGAAGATGAAGAAAAAGAGGAACCAACAAATGGGAATGCAGTTCGGGGGCAGAGGAGAGAATATCGGTGGCTCAAGGCTAACTTCACACCATCTGCATTGGATTTCATTGGTCCAAAACCTGAACCACCAATTGATGGAGCGACTCACACCCCATTGGAATATTTTAGGCGGTTCATTTCTACAGAAATGATTGACAATATTGTACAGCAGACCAACATTTATAGTGTTCAGAAAACTGGAACTTCCGTTCAAACTAACCACAAGGAAATTGAAAAGATTTTTGGGGTGTATTTTCACATGGGTTTAGTTAGAATGTCATCAGTCAGACAATACTGGGAGATTGAAACCAGCTACCCTCCTGTCAGCACCGCTATAGGCAGAAATAGATTTCGTGACTTGCTCACCAAGCTGCATATGGTCAACAATCTTACAGTCAGTGACGAAAACAGGCAGAAGGATAAACTTTGGAAAGTGCGACCTTGGCTAGAATCGTTTAGAGAAAACTGCCTCAAACTTACACCAGAAGAAAACGTCAGCATTGATGAAATGATGTGTGAGTTTAGAGGAAAAACAAACCCTATACAGCAGTACATAAAAGGAAAGCCACATCCATGGGGGTTTAAAATCTGGAGAAGGGCTGACCCAGCTGGCATTTTATATGACTTTGACGTCTACCAAGGTGGAACAGGTCAAAGAAGTGCATTAGGCCAATGA
- the LOC137388301 gene encoding uncharacterized protein codes for MSIADCPPQTGSGIGGLRLSSSSSLAELDNTSYGFELPEFFAQEEGSSSSSGQSAPAITWPLPAALQFMLDAGHLATLRAAEPKNLTWPVMEEELPDSTSTPSSQPLPMQSAPYPPSHSKSSPQFHSSTPRSVQKKPSPHLPSPSKSSPASPSSTYSKAPLLPSSPPSPAQTGTVTKILIGCAAVGVAVAAFKLYK; via the exons ATGAGCATCGCGGATTGTCCACCACAGACTGGCAGCGGGATAGGCGGGCTTCGTTTATCATCATCCAGCTCGCTGGCCGAGCTGGATAACACCTCTTATGGTTTCG aacTCCCTGAATTCTTTGCTCAAGAAGAGGGCAGCTCTTCCTCCTCCGGACAATCTGCGCCAGCAATTACTTGGCCACTGCCTGCTGCCCTTCAATTTATGCTAGATGCTGGTCATCTAGCTACTTTGAGGGCAGCAGAGCCAAAAAATTTAACGTGGCCAGTGATGGAGGAAGAGCTGCCTGATTCGACATCTACTCCTTCATCTCAACCTCTTCCAATGCAATCAGCACCCTATCCACCTTCACACTCCAAATCTTCACCTCAATTTCATTCATCAACACCCCGATCAGTACAAAAGAAACCATCACCCCATCTACCTTCACCATCGAAATCATCACCTGCATCTCCATCATCAACATACTCAAAAGCACCACTCCTCCCATCATCGCCACCATCTCCAGCCCAAACTGGAACAgtaacaaagattttaattgGTTGCGCCGCGGTAGGAGTGGCAGTGGCAGCCTTCAAGCTGTACAAGTAA